In one Pseudomonadota bacterium genomic region, the following are encoded:
- a CDS encoding metal ABC transporter permease: MGPFLDALLLQAGYNAALVSIGAALLGFAAGASGTFLFLRKRALISDAVAHATLPGVALAFIIMVSLGGDGRSALGLLLGSAVTAWIGLLTIGWITRRTRLSEDTAIGAVLGVFFGVGVVLLTVIQTMSAGRQAGLEGFLLGSTAGMLFEDAVVIAVGGSLAVLATWLLRRPLTLVAFDSGYAASLSYDVRRIDLLMMGLVLAVTVIGLKLVGLILIVAMLIIPAVTARFWTERSGEVVWIAGGVGAVSGYLGAVLSASAPALPTGPIIVLVAAGLFVVSLLFAPSRGVLAAVVRHRRFQARVHLRQGLLALAAQHPIREVYTLRLLARAGLVRRDGVPTDAGRARAAKVARDERRWDIAREIHQDTGMTGRYDGLTPIEDVFTADEIAEFDRRLGPPQAQGAT; the protein is encoded by the coding sequence ATGGGGCCGTTTCTCGACGCTCTCCTCCTGCAGGCGGGCTACAACGCGGCTCTCGTTTCCATCGGCGCCGCGCTCCTTGGATTTGCGGCAGGGGCATCCGGCACGTTTCTCTTCCTGCGCAAGCGGGCCCTCATCTCGGACGCCGTCGCTCACGCGACCCTGCCCGGGGTGGCGCTTGCCTTCATCATCATGGTGAGCCTCGGCGGCGACGGGCGCAGTGCGCTCGGCCTCCTCCTCGGTTCGGCTGTGACCGCCTGGATCGGGCTCCTGACCATCGGCTGGATCACGCGCCGCACGCGGCTCTCCGAGGACACGGCCATCGGCGCGGTACTCGGCGTCTTCTTCGGCGTGGGCGTGGTGCTCCTCACCGTCATTCAAACGATGAGTGCGGGCCGGCAGGCGGGGCTCGAGGGCTTTCTTCTGGGCTCGACCGCGGGGATGCTCTTCGAGGATGCCGTTGTCATCGCCGTCGGCGGCTCGCTGGCGGTGCTGGCCACCTGGCTCCTCCGCCGCCCGTTGACGCTCGTGGCCTTCGACAGTGGCTATGCCGCCTCGCTTAGCTACGATGTCCGGCGGATCGACCTTCTCATGATGGGGCTCGTGCTGGCGGTGACCGTGATCGGGCTCAAGCTCGTCGGGCTGATCCTGATCGTCGCCATGCTCATCATCCCGGCGGTGACCGCCCGATTCTGGACCGAGCGCTCCGGCGAGGTCGTCTGGATCGCGGGCGGTGTGGGCGCGGTCTCGGGCTATCTCGGCGCGGTGCTTTCGGCCTCCGCCCCCGCGCTGCCCACAGGCCCGATCATCGTTCTGGTGGCCGCCGGGCTCTTCGTCGTCTCGCTCCTCTTCGCGCCGAGCCGCGGGGTGCTGGCGGCCGTCGTCAGGCACCGGCGCTTCCAGGCGCGCGTGCATCTGCGGCAGGGCCTCCTCGCGCTGGCCGCGCAGCATCCCATCCGGGAGGTCTACACCCTCCGCCTCCTCGCGCGCGCGGGCCTCGTGCGGCGCGACGGCGTCCCGACCGATGCTGGACGCGCCCGGGCTGCCAAGGTCGCCCGGGACGAGCGCCGATGGGATATCGCGCGTGAAATACACCAGGATACCGGTATGACCGGCCGCTATGACGGGCTTACCCCCATCGAGGACGTCTTCACCGCCGACGAGATCGCGGAGTTCGACCGACGCCTCGGCCCTCCGCAAGCACAGGGAGCCACGTGA
- a CDS encoding efflux RND transporter periplasmic adaptor subunit, whose translation MRKTLKFIATALREFFWIAIAGAIVVGGFVGFQYLGENREEVEAAPAERPVTLVDTAEFVPTESPLPIRGEGFVEPFRTVDVSAPSGGRIVTLHPSITELNGFSEGDVLVEIDASNERAQIAQARASIAATEARLELLTTQLTRAQNLRERDAVPQSTVDDLLGQRNEVEANLEGQRASLQTAEVALENKVVRAPFDGKVLTKNAEIGNVVGGGAVIAQIYTDDRMEVAIPIRETDAALIPGLFDERRAPATVSITFAGVEKEWSAEVVRVDPSLDQFTRTLTVTVALLERMEAEETFAAGPPPALINAFAKVVVDGIEPTETYAIPSTALRNDGQSVWLYRDSRLAMHPAALVHVDGETSYVRITDLEPEDRLILTTLSAPQPGEALQDTQKDVRTSQVMD comes from the coding sequence ATGCGAAAGACACTCAAGTTCATTGCGACGGCCCTGCGCGAATTCTTCTGGATCGCCATCGCGGGCGCCATCGTCGTCGGCGGTTTCGTCGGCTTCCAATATCTCGGCGAGAACCGGGAAGAGGTGGAGGCAGCGCCGGCAGAGCGCCCTGTGACGCTCGTGGACACCGCCGAGTTCGTCCCGACCGAGAGCCCCTTGCCGATCCGCGGCGAAGGCTTCGTGGAGCCCTTCCGCACCGTGGACGTCTCAGCGCCGAGCGGTGGCCGGATCGTGACGCTCCATCCCTCCATCACCGAGCTCAACGGCTTCTCTGAAGGCGACGTGCTCGTGGAGATCGACGCCAGCAACGAGCGCGCGCAAATCGCGCAGGCGCGGGCCTCCATCGCGGCCACCGAGGCGCGGCTCGAGCTGCTGACGACGCAACTCACGCGCGCGCAGAACCTCCGGGAGCGCGACGCTGTCCCGCAATCGACGGTCGATGATCTCCTCGGCCAACGCAACGAGGTCGAGGCCAACCTCGAGGGCCAGCGCGCCAGCCTGCAGACCGCGGAGGTGGCGCTCGAGAACAAGGTCGTGCGCGCGCCCTTCGACGGCAAAGTGCTCACCAAGAACGCCGAGATCGGCAACGTTGTCGGCGGCGGGGCCGTCATCGCGCAGATTTACACCGATGACCGGATGGAAGTTGCCATCCCCATCCGCGAGACCGATGCCGCGCTCATTCCCGGGCTCTTCGATGAGCGCCGCGCGCCCGCCACGGTGAGCATCACCTTCGCCGGCGTGGAAAAGGAATGGTCCGCCGAAGTCGTCCGCGTGGATCCCTCGCTCGATCAGTTTACGCGGACGCTCACCGTCACCGTCGCGCTGCTCGAGCGCATGGAGGCAGAGGAGACCTTTGCCGCCGGACCGCCGCCCGCGCTCATCAACGCGTTCGCGAAGGTCGTGGTCGACGGCATCGAACCCACCGAGACCTACGCCATCCCCTCCACGGCGCTGCGCAATGACGGCCAAAGCGTTTGGCTCTACCGCGACAGCCGGCTGGCCATGCATCCTGCCGCGCTCGTTCACGTGGATGGCGAGACGTCCTACGTGCGCATCACCGATCTAGAGCCAGAGGATCGCCTGATCCTGACGACGCTCAGCGCGCCTCAGCCCGGCGAGGCCCTGCAGGACACCCAGAAGGATGTCCGCACCAGCCAGGTCATGGACTAG
- a CDS encoding efflux RND transporter permease subunit, whose translation MYAAIKWMTEHPVAAWLAVVLLVGLGGFTASTLPQKTFPEFALDSVSISVSYPGASPTEIQDSIVRPIEDELSGVDGIDDVTASISEGRGGVTVTFLDGEDIETKLEEVKTEVEGITVFPDDAEDPVVVRGDNSTRVLEIAIHGDASESVLKEEARRLKDELIAINGISFAEVSNVRAYEISIEVDRDTLRAYGLTLAEVAQIVGVNSLELPGGSIDTESVAIPIRTIGRNYTRSDFENIVIRSNESGAQVLLRDIARVNDGFEDSDLSSSFNGDPSVSVNVYRVGDEQILNIVDLAQDHLRTSYRPSLEEGISATVWQNEATQLQSRIDLLTKNAVIGLSLVVLCLALFLDIRLAFWSAVGIGVSFAATFIVMGALGMSINMISLFGFILAIGIVVDNAIVVSENIYKNGERGLAPLEAAVKGTQRIAVPVVFSTLTTIVAFWPLLQMPAPLGSFLGDIPTVVMIVLSLSLLQALLILPRNLSNLEIGPSYRPNIVFRLLGAVRGVIDRGLKWFVRYPLDAMLRFCVRRFLVPIASVIALMVITVGLLAHGYVRFSFFPEIQGEFVTASVEMTDGTTFERTEAVAETMREASIRAGERLQERLPADAPAVLIGQYVVVGIGAGGGGPEGGAPPVSPTVAQVVVEVTEASARDWQTSDFETLWREEVGQIAGVNTLTISSSLVDAGDAIAVELSLPEGQDITPVVTELRDGLGGVPGVFQILDDNSTGKLEYTLALRPEARLYGLTLQDLATQTRNGFFGIEATTVQRGQDSVDVMVRFPSEDRDSLADLLDTRIATPAGDLIPLSAVAELSEALAPSEIQRQNGRRITTVTADVDESVITNGEANRILREELLPPLLEAYPGLNASFGGEQETQGDAQAALSQALAIALFVIFALLALIFRSFVQPIVVMVAIPLGLIGAVTGHVIVGIPLGLLSLFGIIGLAGVVINNSLVMIDVYNEYLDNGYSVQEAVVEGTKDRFRPIVLTSITTFLGVYPLIMETSLQAQFLVPLAVSIGYGVLIGTGVIIFAIPAVFMLVHYVSGAVKAVFGAIFSPPPMPSTEARAYAAAEKGKPVSEVTPAE comes from the coding sequence ATGTACGCTGCCATCAAATGGATGACGGAACACCCCGTCGCGGCCTGGCTGGCCGTGGTGCTTCTTGTCGGGCTCGGCGGCTTTACCGCCAGCACGCTGCCGCAGAAGACCTTCCCCGAATTCGCGCTCGACAGCGTGTCGATCTCGGTCAGCTATCCCGGTGCGTCGCCCACGGAGATCCAAGACAGCATCGTCCGCCCCATCGAGGACGAGCTGAGCGGCGTGGACGGGATCGACGACGTCACCGCCTCCATCAGCGAAGGCCGCGGTGGCGTCACCGTCACCTTTCTCGATGGCGAGGACATCGAGACAAAGCTCGAAGAGGTGAAGACCGAGGTTGAGGGCATTACCGTCTTTCCCGATGACGCAGAGGACCCCGTCGTCGTGCGCGGGGACAATTCCACCCGCGTTCTCGAGATCGCAATCCACGGCGATGCGTCCGAAAGCGTCCTGAAAGAAGAGGCGCGGCGTCTCAAGGACGAGCTCATCGCGATCAACGGGATCTCCTTCGCCGAGGTTTCCAACGTCCGCGCCTACGAGATCTCCATCGAGGTGGACCGTGACACACTGCGCGCCTATGGGCTCACGCTCGCGGAAGTGGCGCAGATCGTGGGGGTGAACTCTCTGGAGCTGCCCGGCGGCTCCATCGACACCGAGAGCGTGGCGATCCCGATCCGAACGATCGGGCGAAACTACACGCGCTCGGATTTCGAGAACATCGTGATCCGGTCGAACGAGAGCGGCGCGCAAGTGTTGCTGCGCGATATCGCGCGGGTCAATGATGGCTTCGAGGACAGCGATTTGTCCTCCAGCTTCAACGGCGACCCGTCCGTGTCGGTCAACGTCTACCGCGTGGGTGACGAGCAGATCCTCAACATCGTGGATCTCGCGCAGGACCACCTGCGCACCTCCTACCGGCCCTCGCTGGAAGAGGGGATCAGCGCCACCGTTTGGCAGAACGAAGCCACGCAGCTTCAGTCCCGGATCGACCTTCTGACGAAGAACGCTGTCATCGGCCTCTCCCTCGTCGTGCTCTGTCTCGCGCTCTTCCTCGATATCCGGCTTGCCTTCTGGTCGGCCGTGGGGATCGGGGTGAGCTTCGCGGCGACCTTCATCGTGATGGGGGCGCTGGGGATGTCGATCAACATGATCTCCCTCTTCGGCTTCATTCTCGCCATCGGGATCGTGGTCGACAACGCCATCGTCGTCTCCGAGAACATCTACAAGAACGGTGAGCGCGGGCTTGCGCCGCTCGAGGCCGCCGTAAAAGGCACCCAGCGGATCGCCGTGCCCGTCGTCTTTTCCACCCTCACCACCATCGTGGCGTTCTGGCCGCTCCTGCAGATGCCCGCGCCCCTCGGCAGCTTCCTGGGCGATATCCCCACCGTCGTGATGATCGTCCTGTCGCTTTCGCTGCTCCAGGCGCTGCTCATCCTGCCGCGGAACCTCTCGAACCTCGAGATCGGGCCGAGCTACCGCCCCAACATCGTCTTCCGCCTCCTCGGCGCCGTGCGCGGCGTGATCGATCGCGGGCTGAAGTGGTTCGTGCGCTACCCGCTCGATGCGATGCTGCGCTTTTGCGTGCGCCGCTTCCTCGTGCCCATCGCCTCCGTCATCGCGCTCATGGTGATTACCGTGGGCCTTCTGGCGCACGGCTATGTCCGCTTCTCGTTCTTCCCGGAGATCCAGGGGGAATTCGTGACGGCCTCCGTGGAAATGACGGACGGCACCACCTTCGAGCGCACCGAGGCCGTGGCCGAGACCATGCGCGAGGCGTCGATCCGCGCGGGCGAACGGCTGCAGGAGCGGCTGCCCGCGGATGCGCCCGCCGTGCTCATCGGGCAATACGTCGTCGTGGGCATCGGCGCCGGCGGCGGCGGCCCCGAAGGTGGCGCTCCGCCCGTCTCGCCCACCGTGGCGCAGGTCGTGGTGGAGGTGACCGAGGCCTCCGCACGCGACTGGCAGACCTCCGATTTCGAAACGCTCTGGCGCGAGGAGGTGGGGCAGATCGCGGGCGTGAACACGCTCACCATCTCCTCCTCCTTGGTGGATGCGGGCGATGCCATCGCCGTCGAGCTCTCGCTGCCCGAGGGCCAGGATATCACGCCTGTCGTCACCGAGCTGCGCGATGGGCTGGGCGGCGTGCCAGGGGTCTTCCAGATCCTCGATGACAACTCCACCGGCAAACTCGAATACACGCTGGCATTGCGCCCCGAAGCGCGGCTCTACGGGCTCACGCTGCAAGACCTCGCCACCCAGACGCGCAACGGCTTCTTCGGGATCGAGGCCACCACCGTGCAGCGCGGGCAGGACAGCGTGGATGTCATGGTGCGCTTCCCGTCCGAGGACCGCGACAGCCTCGCCGATCTCCTCGACACGCGCATCGCAACGCCCGCGGGCGACCTCATCCCGCTCTCTGCGGTGGCCGAGCTGTCCGAGGCGCTCGCGCCATCGGAAATCCAGCGCCAGAACGGGCGGCGGATCACGACGGTGACGGCGGACGTCGATGAAAGCGTCATCACCAACGGCGAGGCCAACCGCATCCTGCGCGAAGAGCTTCTGCCACCTCTTCTCGAGGCCTATCCGGGTCTCAACGCCTCCTTCGGCGGCGAGCAGGAGACGCAGGGCGATGCGCAGGCGGCGCTGAGCCAGGCGCTCGCCATCGCGCTCTTCGTGATCTTCGCGCTCCTCGCGCTCATCTTCCGGAGCTTCGTGCAGCCCATCGTCGTGATGGTGGCCATTCCGCTCGGCCTCATCGGGGCCGTGACGGGGCACGTGATCGTTGGCATTCCCCTGGGGCTCTTGAGCCTCTTCGGGATCATCGGGCTCGCGGGCGTCGTCATCAACAACTCGCTCGTGATGATCGATGTCTACAACGAGTATCTCGACAACGGCTATTCCGTGCAGGAGGCGGTGGTCGAAGGCACCAAGGACCGCTTCCGGCCCATCGTGCTCACCTCGATCACCACATTCCTCGGGGTCTATCCGCTCATCATGGAGACCTCGCTGCAGGCGCAGTTCCTCGTGCCGCTGGCGGTCTCCATTGGTTACGGGGTCCTGATCGGGACAGGCGTGATCATCTTCGCGATCCCGGCAGTCTTCATGCTGGTGCATTACGTCTCCGGCGCCGTGAAGGCCGTCTTCGGCGCGATCTTCAGCCCGCCGCCGATGCCCAGCACCGAAGCGCGCGCCTATGCGGCAGCAGAGAAGGGAAAGCCCGTCTCCGAGGTCACGCCCGCCGAGTAG
- a CDS encoding efflux RND transporter periplasmic adaptor subunit: MRILAPKLSLGAILALILLLGAHATPASAQARPVVLAEVQAVSEGSERVFFGRVKARQTVDLAFQVGGQILRFPVDEGQPIAEGALVAELDLEPFELSLARARAQLDQAQDDFNRLSQLSGSTVSQVTIDDAETAVELNAIAVRDAERALSLATLRAPFDGIVARRNVPNFTTTAAGSPVVRLHDMSDLRVEIEVPEVLFQQAGRNPDVALEVAFAASDRRYPLAFREVIAETTQIGQSFRLTLGMTPPEDLFLLPGASATVFARMLGEERSLVIPAAALIFDPGGAASVLVFEPAGAESGAVRRQQVEIGATRAGAVEVTAGLAGGEEIVAAGAALLSDGDAVTRFAGFGQ, translated from the coding sequence ATGCGCATCCTTGCCCCAAAACTCAGCCTTGGCGCCATCCTTGCCCTGATCCTGCTCCTCGGGGCGCATGCCACACCGGCCAGCGCGCAGGCGCGCCCGGTCGTGCTCGCCGAGGTGCAGGCTGTCTCGGAGGGCTCAGAGCGGGTGTTCTTCGGGCGGGTGAAGGCCCGGCAGACGGTGGACCTCGCCTTCCAGGTGGGCGGGCAGATCCTCCGGTTTCCCGTCGATGAAGGGCAGCCCATCGCGGAGGGTGCGCTCGTGGCTGAACTCGACCTCGAGCCGTTCGAGCTCAGCCTCGCCCGGGCGCGGGCGCAGCTCGACCAGGCGCAGGACGATTTCAACCGCCTGAGCCAGCTGAGCGGCTCCACCGTCAGCCAGGTGACGATCGACGATGCTGAAACCGCCGTAGAGCTCAACGCCATCGCCGTGCGCGATGCCGAACGGGCGCTTTCCCTGGCAACGCTACGCGCGCCGTTCGACGGGATCGTGGCGCGGCGCAACGTCCCGAATTTCACGACGACCGCGGCGGGATCACCGGTGGTGCGCCTCCATGACATGTCCGACCTACGGGTGGAGATCGAGGTGCCGGAGGTGCTCTTTCAACAGGCGGGGCGCAATCCCGACGTGGCGCTCGAAGTGGCATTCGCGGCCAGCGACCGGCGCTATCCGCTCGCCTTCCGGGAGGTCATCGCCGAGACGACGCAGATCGGGCAATCCTTCCGGCTGACCCTCGGGATGACGCCGCCCGAAGATCTCTTCCTGCTCCCCGGGGCTTCGGCCACCGTCTTTGCGCGCATGCTGGGGGAAGAGAGATCCCTCGTGATCCCCGCCGCCGCGCTCATCTTCGATCCTGGCGGAGCGGCGTCGGTCTTGGTCTTTGAGCCCGCGGGAGCGGAAAGCGGCGCAGTGCGGCGACAGCAGGTGGAGATCGGGGCCACGCGCGCGGGCGCGGTGGAGGTCACTGCGGGCCTTGCTGGCGGCGAAGAGATCGTCGCCGCGGGCGCCGCGCTCCTTTCGGACGGCGACGCGGTCACGCGGTTTGCAGGCTTCGGGCAATAG
- a CDS encoding zinc ABC transporter substrate-binding protein: protein MSLTKRSFFAVAAAFALTSLSGPASAEERLDVVATTGMIADAAMEVGGALVTVDAMMGPGVDPHAYRQTRTDITAMAQADLVLWNGLFLEAQMEDFLRELGETNAVVAVAETVPENLLLASEDYEGRFDPHLWMNPNLWARVVLNVRDALIDVHPEGAETFTANADAYLAELAELSRYTTEVLSSVPPESRVVLSAHDAFNYFGNAYGFEVLGIQGISTESEAGLQRIGALVDLLVERDIRAVFVETSVSDRNIRALIEGAAARGHEVVIGGELFSDAMGAPGTYQGTYVGMIDSNATTIAAALGGQAPQNGMQGLLN from the coding sequence ATGTCGCTCACCAAACGGTCCTTCTTCGCGGTTGCCGCAGCCTTTGCCCTGACGTCCCTGTCGGGCCCGGCCTCGGCTGAGGAACGTCTCGACGTCGTGGCGACGACCGGGATGATCGCGGACGCGGCCATGGAAGTGGGCGGCGCGCTCGTGACGGTGGATGCGATGATGGGCCCCGGCGTGGACCCCCATGCCTACCGCCAGACCCGGACCGACATCACCGCCATGGCGCAGGCTGACCTTGTGCTCTGGAACGGGCTCTTCCTCGAGGCGCAGATGGAAGACTTCCTGCGCGAGCTCGGCGAAACGAATGCTGTTGTCGCCGTGGCGGAGACGGTTCCGGAAAACCTGCTGCTCGCCTCCGAAGATTACGAAGGCCGCTTCGACCCGCATCTCTGGATGAACCCCAACCTCTGGGCGCGCGTGGTGCTCAATGTGCGGGACGCGCTGATCGACGTGCACCCCGAGGGCGCGGAGACCTTCACGGCCAATGCCGATGCCTACCTGGCCGAGCTCGCAGAACTCTCGCGCTATACGACCGAGGTCCTGTCATCGGTGCCGCCGGAGAGCCGGGTCGTGCTCTCGGCCCATGACGCGTTCAACTATTTCGGCAATGCCTATGGTTTCGAGGTGCTGGGCATTCAGGGCATCTCCACCGAGTCCGAGGCGGGGCTCCAGCGGATCGGCGCGCTCGTCGACCTGCTCGTGGAGCGCGACATCCGCGCCGTCTTCGTCGAGACCTCAGTCTCCGACCGCAACATCCGCGCGCTGATCGAGGGTGCCGCTGCCCGCGGGCACGAGGTCGTCATCGGCGGAGAGCTCTTCTCCGACGCGATGGGCGCGCCAGGCACCTACCAGGGGACGTATGTCGGCATGATCGATTCCAACGCCACCACGATCGCGGCCGCCCTCGGTGGGCAGGCCCCGCAAAATGGCATGCAAGGGTTGCTGAACTGA
- a CDS encoding metal ABC transporter ATP-binding protein → MSLDTSPFPGPFVAAENGARVARDDAASNAALSVRGLTVTYGEKPAVFSMDATFEAGALTAIIGPNGAGKSTLLKAALGLLPRVSGEVHVFGAPMDEALSRVAYVPQRASVDWDFPTTVIDVVQMGLYRKVGLLGRLSGALRTKALDCLERVGMGDFAPRQIGQLSGGQQQRVFLARALAQDADLYLLDEPFAGVDAATERAIVDVLKALRAEGKAVVAVHHDLSTVRATFDNVLLMNVRRIAEGSVASTFTMESLQAAYGGRLGATHLDELALTVGA, encoded by the coding sequence ATGTCGCTCGATACGTCCCCCTTCCCAGGGCCCTTCGTCGCCGCCGAAAACGGCGCACGCGTGGCCCGCGATGACGCGGCCTCCAATGCCGCGCTCTCGGTGCGCGGTCTCACCGTGACCTACGGCGAGAAGCCCGCGGTCTTCTCCATGGACGCGACCTTCGAGGCCGGGGCGCTTACGGCGATCATCGGGCCTAACGGCGCTGGCAAATCCACGCTCCTGAAGGCCGCGCTCGGCCTCCTTCCGCGCGTGTCTGGCGAGGTGCATGTCTTCGGCGCGCCGATGGACGAGGCGCTCTCGCGCGTGGCCTATGTCCCGCAGCGCGCCAGCGTGGACTGGGATTTCCCGACCACAGTGATCGACGTGGTCCAGATGGGGCTCTACCGCAAGGTAGGCCTGCTCGGGCGGCTTTCCGGCGCGCTCCGGACAAAGGCGCTCGATTGCCTCGAGCGCGTGGGCATGGGTGATTTCGCGCCGCGCCAGATCGGGCAGCTCTCCGGCGGACAGCAGCAGCGCGTCTTTCTCGCGCGCGCGCTCGCGCAGGATGCCGACCTCTACCTCCTCGACGAGCCCTTCGCGGGGGTCGACGCGGCCACCGAGCGGGCGATCGTGGATGTCCTGAAAGCGCTCCGCGCCGAGGGCAAGGCCGTCGTGGCCGTGCACCACGACCTCTCCACCGTGCGCGCCACCTTCGACAACGTGCTCCTGATGAACGTGCGCCGCATCGCGGAGGGCAGCGTCGCCTCCACCTTCACCATGGAGAGCCTGCAAGCGGCCTATGGCGGACGCCTGGGCGCGACGCATCTCGACGAGTTGGCGCTCACGGTCGGAGCCTGA
- a CDS encoding metal ABC transporter permease, translating into MGADFVQFSLTPILIGILSAIACALPGNFLILRRQALIGDAISHVVLPGIVVAFVITGVVTAIPMLLGAAAASLLAVLLIEGVRRLGKIEPGAAMGVVFTTMFAGGVLLLEQTDTSAVHLDVEHALMGNLESLIWFRAEGWSSLWDPTALAALPEELGRIALVCALVVTLTLVFWRWLKIATFDEGFAESLGIPAAALGVGLVIMAAIAAVAAFDAVGSIIVIAMFICPPAAARLMTNSLAHQAWWSVGFATLSAVLGYVLAGYGPLWLGSEDAVSAAGMIATVSGAILGLACLLGPHRSREGREAADAA; encoded by the coding sequence ATGGGCGCGGATTTTGTACAATTCTCGCTCACGCCGATCCTCATCGGCATTCTGTCGGCGATCGCCTGCGCGCTGCCCGGAAACTTCCTGATCCTGCGGCGGCAGGCGCTCATCGGCGACGCGATCAGCCATGTCGTCCTGCCCGGGATCGTGGTGGCCTTCGTCATCACCGGCGTGGTGACGGCGATCCCCATGCTGCTCGGCGCGGCCGCCGCGAGCCTCCTCGCCGTCCTTCTCATCGAAGGTGTCAGACGCCTAGGCAAGATCGAGCCCGGCGCGGCCATGGGCGTGGTTTTCACCACGATGTTCGCCGGTGGCGTCCTCCTCCTCGAGCAGACGGATACGAGTGCCGTGCATCTCGACGTGGAGCACGCGCTCATGGGCAATCTCGAGTCGTTGATCTGGTTTCGTGCGGAGGGGTGGTCCTCCCTCTGGGATCCAACAGCCCTCGCGGCGCTCCCCGAGGAGCTCGGGCGCATCGCGCTCGTCTGCGCGCTTGTCGTGACACTTACGCTCGTCTTCTGGCGCTGGCTCAAGATCGCGACCTTCGATGAGGGCTTTGCCGAGAGCCTCGGCATCCCCGCGGCGGCGCTCGGCGTGGGCCTCGTCATCATGGCCGCCATCGCCGCCGTCGCTGCCTTTGACGCGGTGGGATCGATCATCGTCATCGCCATGTTTATCTGCCCACCCGCCGCGGCGCGGCTCATGACCAACAGCCTCGCGCACCAGGCCTGGTGGTCGGTGGGTTTTGCCACGCTCTCGGCCGTGTTGGGCTATGTCCTCGCGGGCTACGGCCCGCTCTGGCTCGGCTCGGAAGACGCCGTGAGCGCGGCAGGCATGATCGCCACTGTCTCCGGCGCGATCCTTGGCCTCGCCTGCCTGCTCGGGCCCCATCGGAGCCGAGAGGGCCGCGAAGCGGCGGACGCCGCCTAG